The following are from one region of the Alkalimarinus sediminis genome:
- the aroC gene encoding chorismate synthase: protein MSGNTFGKLFNVTTFGESHGLALGCIVDGCPPGLELSEEDLQQDLDRRKPGTSRYTTQRREADQVRILSGVFEGKTTGTPIGLTIENTDQRSKDYSNIKDTFRPAHADYSYMHKYGTRDYRGGGRSSARETAMRVAAGGIAKKYLKERLGVEIKGYLSQLGPITIDKVDWDEVGNNPFFCPDVDKVAEMEDYMKALNKEGNSVGAKIVVVAKNVPPGLGEPIFDRLDAELAHALMSINAVKGIEIGAGFDSVAQKGTEHRDEITPEGFLSNHAGGILGGISTGQEIVASIALKPTSSLHLPGRSVDIHGNSIEVSTRGRHDPCVGIRATPIAEAMMALVIMDHFLRNRGQNADVEPITPVIPASPAS from the coding sequence ATGTCTGGGAATACATTTGGCAAACTGTTTAACGTAACCACTTTCGGCGAGAGTCATGGCTTGGCTTTAGGGTGCATTGTGGATGGCTGTCCTCCAGGGCTTGAATTATCTGAAGAGGATTTGCAGCAAGACCTTGATCGAAGAAAACCAGGTACTTCTCGCTATACCACGCAGCGGCGTGAAGCTGATCAGGTGAGAATACTCTCAGGTGTTTTTGAAGGTAAAACGACCGGTACACCCATAGGGTTAACGATTGAAAATACTGATCAGCGTTCGAAAGACTACTCCAATATAAAAGATACCTTTAGACCTGCTCATGCCGATTATAGCTACATGCACAAGTATGGTACTCGAGATTATCGTGGTGGTGGGCGCTCATCAGCTCGTGAAACTGCCATGCGTGTAGCAGCGGGGGGGATTGCTAAAAAGTATCTTAAAGAGCGTTTAGGTGTTGAGATCAAAGGTTATCTCTCCCAGCTTGGCCCTATTACCATCGATAAAGTCGACTGGGATGAAGTGGGTAACAACCCTTTCTTCTGTCCTGATGTTGATAAGGTGGCAGAGATGGAAGACTACATGAAGGCGCTGAATAAAGAGGGTAACTCTGTTGGCGCTAAAATAGTGGTTGTTGCCAAGAATGTTCCACCAGGTTTAGGGGAGCCAATCTTTGACCGACTGGATGCCGAACTAGCTCATGCATTGATGAGTATTAACGCGGTTAAAGGTATCGAAATTGGCGCAGGCTTCGACTCAGTTGCCCAAAAGGGAACAGAGCACCGCGATGAAATTACTCCGGAAGGTTTCTTGTCTAACCACGCAGGGGGCATTCTAGGGGGCATCAGTACCGGTCAGGAGATCGTCGCAAGTATCGCGTTAAAGCCCACATCAAGTTTGCATTTGCCTGGTAGAAGTGTCGACATTCATGGCAACTCAATAGAAGTATCCACACGCGGTCGCCATGATCCTTGTGTAGGTATTCGTGCAACCCCAATTGCAGAGGCTATGATGGCATTGGTGATTATGGATCACTTCTTGCGAAACAGAGGTCAAAATGCAGATGTTGAGCCTATAACACCCGTTATTCCGGCATCTCCAGCCAGTTAA
- a CDS encoding MFS transporter encodes MSSTSRDTYQQGSGDMGLYFKLSSFYFFYFALLGGLAPYWGLFLEDAGFSSLEIAQITSVLMVTKVVAPNVWGWVGDHTGKSLQLVRYGSFLTALCFLAFYLDDRFWWYVTAMAMFSFFWNAVLPQFEVITLHSLGVHRDRYSRVRLWGSLGFVVSVVILGIVFDYLAISLLPDFLLAIILLIALCSLFQFKQPDHGHHRVKGVFLRSLKSPLVISFLVINFLLQLSHGPYYTFYSIYMEDLGYSRSTIGVLWALGVVAEVLLFIVMHRLLRAFRLRTIILVSLVLTTLRWLMVGALSDVLLVVILAQCFHAASFGAMHAVAIQFVHDYFPAGTQGQGQAIYNSVSFGAGGALGAIVSGIIVANYGSAAAFNLAAAASGLALLVGYFSFKESVKKSR; translated from the coding sequence ATGTCCTCAACAAGTAGAGACACATATCAACAAGGTAGTGGTGATATGGGTCTCTATTTTAAACTCTCCTCTTTCTACTTTTTCTATTTTGCCCTGTTAGGAGGGCTTGCTCCTTACTGGGGGTTATTCCTCGAAGATGCGGGTTTCAGTTCGTTAGAGATAGCACAAATTACTTCGGTGCTGATGGTTACCAAGGTTGTTGCTCCTAATGTCTGGGGGTGGGTCGGAGACCACACCGGGAAGAGCCTACAGCTGGTACGTTACGGTTCCTTTTTAACGGCGCTTTGCTTTCTTGCTTTCTATTTGGATGATCGGTTTTGGTGGTATGTAACCGCCATGGCGATGTTTAGTTTTTTTTGGAATGCTGTACTGCCACAATTTGAAGTTATTACCTTGCATAGCTTGGGGGTTCATCGCGACCGTTATAGTCGGGTTAGGCTTTGGGGTTCTTTGGGGTTCGTTGTTTCGGTGGTTATATTAGGGATAGTGTTTGATTACCTCGCCATTTCGTTGCTACCTGATTTTTTACTGGCAATCATACTGTTAATTGCGCTTTGTAGCCTGTTTCAGTTTAAGCAACCAGACCATGGTCATCATCGTGTAAAAGGAGTCTTTCTCCGTTCACTCAAGTCACCTCTGGTTATTTCGTTTCTGGTAATAAATTTCTTACTGCAACTCTCACATGGGCCTTACTACACGTTTTATAGTATTTACATGGAAGACCTCGGTTACAGTCGCTCTACCATTGGTGTTTTATGGGCCTTGGGGGTAGTGGCTGAAGTACTGTTGTTTATAGTGATGCACCGTTTGCTTCGGGCGTTCAGGTTAAGAACCATTATTCTAGTTTCGCTTGTATTAACCACGTTGCGTTGGTTAATGGTAGGGGCGCTGTCTGATGTGTTACTGGTGGTTATTCTTGCGCAGTGCTTTCACGCCGCATCATTCGGCGCCATGCATGCCGTTGCCATACAATTTGTTCATGATTACTTTCCTGCAGGTACACAAGGGCAAGGGCAGGCCATATATAATAGTGTAAGTTTTGGCGCTGGAGGCGCATTAGGAGCCATAGTTAGCGGTATTATTGTTGCCAACTACGGTAGTGCGGCTGCTTTTAATTTGGCGGCCGCTGCTTCAGGGTTAGCCTTATTAGTCGGCTATTTTAGTTTTAAAGAGAGTGTAAAAAAATCTCGCTGA
- a CDS encoding phasin family protein, with translation MNDNLIENLTAQATSFYGPMGKINALMVSNIEKVAEFQLGAVKSYAELAMKQWKQVAEIRDIDGLKDFGASQSDVASELSQKIVEDMKALGEMGMEFKSQVEEIVAEAKNPKEETKEAPKAKAKPAAAKADAKA, from the coding sequence ATGAATGATAATTTAATCGAGAACTTAACAGCTCAAGCGACCTCTTTTTATGGACCTATGGGGAAAATAAACGCACTTATGGTCTCGAACATTGAAAAGGTAGCTGAGTTTCAGCTAGGCGCTGTTAAGTCGTATGCAGAGCTTGCAATGAAACAGTGGAAGCAAGTTGCTGAGATTAGAGATATTGATGGCCTTAAAGACTTTGGTGCTAGCCAGAGCGATGTAGCGAGTGAGCTTAGCCAGAAAATCGTTGAAGATATGAAGGCGTTAGGTGAGATGGGGATGGAGTTTAAGTCTCAGGTTGAAGAGATAGTAGCCGAGGCTAAGAACCCAAAAGAAGAAACTAAAGAAGCTCCTAAGGCTAAAGCAAAACCAGCTGCTGCCAAAGCTGACGCTAAAGCATAA
- a CDS encoding PHA/PHB synthase family protein, translating to MPNTGSNMAQSAIKKVFSSFDNVANQYRKALDSYLQKNPNVDDSQINTVIDMMGSFRDIAEQLALHPFRVAHTDVELIKNHAKLIGATANRLVGKMADPIVVPEKGDHRFGDEDWSDNMVFDYIKQAYLLNSNALMELVDSLEDSNTHTHDQFMFYSRQIVNALSPSNFPLTNPEVLKKTLSSGGVNLIDGFKQFVDDYKKNPGMFNVSMTDFTAFSVGKNVATTPGKVVFQNEMMQLIQYQPTTEKVNKTPLLIIPPWINKYYILDLKEKNSLIKWLVDQGNTVFIISWVNPGPSYRDTGFEDYMTQGPLAALDAIEKATGESEVNAIGYCVGGTLLASTLAWLTAKRKKRIKSATYLTTLIDFSDPGGIGVFINDNSITNIEKRLDKVGYYDGRAMAFSFNMLRENDLFWSFVIKNYLKGEKPAPFDLLYWNSDGTNLPAKMHGYYLRNMYLENNLVKPGGIELEGVKIDISKIKTPAYFLSTVQDHIAKWKTTYKGALLHSGDVKFVLSGSGHIAGVVNPPAQEKYGYWTNSDLPEESDLWFKAAQKHSGSWWNDWKEWSEQFAGEKVEPRIPGDRELNVIEDAPGSYVKLRIADAIKN from the coding sequence ATGCCTAATACCGGTAGTAATATGGCACAAAGCGCCATAAAAAAAGTATTTTCGAGCTTTGATAATGTTGCAAACCAATATCGCAAGGCGTTAGACAGCTACCTTCAGAAAAACCCCAATGTAGACGATTCTCAAATAAATACAGTCATAGATATGATGGGGTCGTTCAGAGATATCGCAGAACAGCTTGCTCTTCACCCCTTTAGAGTCGCTCATACAGATGTTGAGCTGATTAAGAATCACGCAAAGTTGATAGGTGCGACTGCGAACCGGTTGGTTGGCAAGATGGCGGACCCTATTGTAGTGCCAGAAAAGGGGGACCACCGCTTTGGAGACGAAGACTGGTCCGATAACATGGTGTTTGATTATATTAAGCAGGCCTATTTGCTTAATTCAAATGCGTTAATGGAGTTGGTAGATTCACTTGAGGACTCTAATACCCATACGCATGATCAATTTATGTTTTACTCTCGCCAGATTGTAAATGCACTTTCTCCTAGTAATTTCCCACTCACTAACCCTGAAGTGCTCAAGAAAACACTCTCCTCGGGCGGTGTTAACCTAATTGATGGCTTTAAGCAGTTTGTAGATGACTACAAAAAGAATCCTGGCATGTTTAATGTTTCGATGACTGACTTTACAGCGTTTTCAGTAGGTAAGAATGTAGCGACCACGCCGGGCAAAGTGGTGTTTCAAAATGAGATGATGCAGCTGATTCAGTATCAGCCAACGACTGAGAAAGTTAATAAAACACCACTGTTGATCATTCCACCTTGGATAAACAAATACTACATCCTTGATCTAAAGGAGAAAAACTCCCTAATTAAGTGGCTAGTTGATCAGGGGAATACGGTATTTATTATATCTTGGGTTAATCCTGGTCCGTCCTATCGAGATACTGGCTTTGAAGATTATATGACTCAAGGACCTCTCGCTGCTCTCGATGCTATCGAGAAGGCGACTGGCGAAAGTGAAGTTAACGCCATTGGTTATTGCGTTGGTGGTACATTGTTGGCTAGTACACTGGCATGGTTAACCGCCAAGCGTAAAAAGCGCATAAAGTCAGCGACTTACCTGACCACGCTAATAGACTTCTCCGACCCAGGTGGGATTGGCGTGTTTATAAATGATAACTCAATAACGAACATAGAGAAGCGTCTCGACAAAGTGGGTTATTATGACGGTCGAGCGATGGCGTTCAGCTTTAACATGTTAAGAGAGAATGACCTTTTCTGGTCGTTTGTTATAAAAAATTATCTAAAGGGTGAAAAGCCCGCGCCGTTTGATCTTTTGTATTGGAACTCTGATGGCACCAATTTACCCGCTAAAATGCACGGTTATTACCTGAGAAATATGTATCTGGAAAACAACCTGGTTAAGCCCGGTGGTATAGAGCTTGAAGGCGTTAAAATTGACATTAGCAAGATCAAAACCCCCGCTTACTTCTTGTCAACTGTACAAGATCATATCGCTAAATGGAAAACAACCTACAAGGGGGCATTGCTGCACTCTGGGGATGTGAAGTTCGTTCTTTCTGGTTCTGGCCATATTGCCGGGGTGGTTAACCCACCTGCGCAAGAAAAGTATGGGTACTGGACAAATAGTGACCTGCCTGAAGAGTCTGATCTGTGGTTTAAGGCTGCTCAGAAGCATAGCGGGTCATGGTGGAATGATTGGAAAGAGTGGTCTGAGCAGTTCGCTGGTGAAAAGGTTGAGCCAAGAATCCCGGGTGATAGAGAGCTTAACGTCATTGAAGATGCTCCTGGCTCCTATGTAAAACTGCGAATAGCTGATGCTATTAAAAACTAA
- a CDS encoding LysR family transcriptional regulator — MDIDSLNAFVNVVEAGSFSKAAEAISLTQPAISKRISTLEDTLGCKLFERGQRDIRLTKEGEELLPRATSILREVQNAKQSILNISSSISGQLTVVASHHIGLHRLPFVIKPFLQTHPDVDLKLLFMESEKAFEALDHNHADIGFITVTPGASPNYIEHLIWDDPMSIVCSPDHELASNPNTSIEKLSKSNAILPSKTTLTYQIIEELFARKQLKLNATIPTNYLETIKMMVSVGLGWSVLPNTMVDEHLTVLSTPEYNPSRTLGTVTHKRKTVSNAAKALIEQAHRVWGDNS, encoded by the coding sequence ATGGATATCGACTCACTTAACGCTTTTGTAAATGTTGTCGAGGCCGGCTCTTTTTCCAAGGCAGCAGAGGCTATATCTTTAACCCAGCCCGCAATCAGTAAACGAATCAGCACACTGGAAGATACATTAGGGTGCAAGTTATTTGAGCGTGGACAACGGGACATCAGATTAACTAAAGAAGGCGAAGAGCTTCTTCCTCGTGCAACATCTATTTTAAGAGAGGTTCAAAATGCCAAGCAATCGATCTTAAATATTTCGAGCAGTATTTCTGGCCAACTTACGGTAGTCGCTAGTCATCACATCGGGCTGCATCGACTTCCATTCGTCATAAAGCCATTTTTACAAACTCACCCTGATGTTGACCTAAAACTACTATTTATGGAGTCTGAAAAAGCGTTCGAAGCGCTTGATCACAACCATGCAGACATTGGTTTTATTACAGTTACTCCAGGTGCTTCGCCCAACTATATAGAACACTTGATTTGGGATGACCCAATGAGCATCGTCTGCTCCCCTGACCACGAACTAGCTAGCAACCCAAACACCTCTATCGAAAAGCTATCTAAGTCAAACGCAATTCTACCATCTAAAACAACACTCACTTACCAGATAATCGAAGAACTTTTTGCGCGCAAGCAATTAAAACTTAATGCGACGATTCCCACCAACTACCTGGAGACCATTAAAATGATGGTATCGGTTGGGCTGGGATGGAGCGTTCTACCCAACACAATGGTTGATGAGCATCTAACGGTACTTTCTACGCCAGAATACAACCCTTCAAGAACTCTGGGAACAGTTACACATAAACGAAAAACAGTCAGCAATGCGGCAAAAGCCCTAATAGAGCAAGCCCATAGGGTTTGGGGTGATAATAGCTGA
- the leuC gene encoding 3-isopropylmalate dehydratase large subunit: MAGKTLYDKLWDAHMVKQREDGSALIYIDRQLLHEVTSPQAFEGLRIAGRKPWRIDANLATPDHNVPTTERSSGVEGIADPVSRIQVKTLDENCDEFGITEFKMLDERQGIVHVVGPEQGATLPGMTVVCGDSHTSTHGAFGALAHGIGTSEVEHVLATQCLIQKKMKNMLVKVNGKVGEGISGKDIVLAIIGKIGTAGGTGYAVEFGGQAIRDLSMDGRMTVCNMAIEAGARVGMIAVDETTIEYVKGRTYAPKGSDWDRAVEAWADLHSDDDAVFDKIVEIDAAEIKPQVTWGTSPEMVVAIDDNVPNPDDQNDPVEKEGIQRALDYMGLQAGAAITSIKLDRVFIGSCTNSRIEDLRVAAKVVKGRKVADSLIQALVVPGSGLIKKQAEEEGLDVVFKEAGLEWREPGCSMCLAMNADKLGQGEHCASTSNRNFEGRQGFGGRTHLVSPAMAAAAAIAGHFVDVRDYLN, translated from the coding sequence ATGGCTGGAAAAACGCTTTATGATAAGTTGTGGGATGCCCACATGGTTAAACAGCGAGAAGACGGGTCCGCGCTGATATATATCGACCGCCAGTTGCTACATGAAGTAACGTCCCCTCAAGCATTTGAAGGTTTAAGAATTGCTGGGCGTAAGCCTTGGCGTATTGATGCAAATCTCGCTACTCCTGACCATAACGTACCTACCACAGAGCGCTCTAGCGGTGTAGAAGGGATTGCCGACCCGGTTTCAAGGATTCAAGTTAAAACCCTTGATGAAAATTGCGATGAGTTTGGTATTACTGAATTCAAAATGTTGGATGAACGTCAAGGTATCGTTCATGTTGTTGGTCCAGAGCAAGGGGCAACTCTACCCGGTATGACCGTTGTTTGTGGGGACTCTCACACTTCAACTCATGGCGCTTTTGGCGCATTGGCCCATGGTATCGGTACGTCAGAAGTTGAGCATGTATTAGCAACACAGTGTTTAATTCAGAAAAAAATGAAGAACATGCTGGTGAAGGTAAATGGCAAGGTTGGAGAAGGTATCTCGGGCAAAGATATTGTTCTAGCCATAATTGGTAAGATCGGGACCGCGGGCGGCACGGGCTACGCAGTTGAGTTTGGTGGTCAGGCTATTAGAGATTTGTCTATGGATGGTCGTATGACTGTCTGTAATATGGCCATAGAGGCAGGTGCTCGAGTTGGTATGATTGCGGTTGACGAAACGACAATAGAGTATGTAAAAGGTCGTACTTACGCTCCTAAAGGCTCAGATTGGGATAGAGCTGTAGAAGCCTGGGCTGACTTGCATAGTGATGATGATGCGGTATTCGATAAGATTGTTGAAATCGACGCTGCTGAGATCAAACCGCAGGTTACATGGGGTACTTCACCTGAAATGGTTGTGGCCATAGATGACAATGTTCCTAATCCAGATGATCAGAATGACCCAGTAGAGAAAGAAGGTATTCAAAGAGCTCTGGATTATATGGGGTTACAGGCAGGTGCCGCGATTACCAGTATTAAGTTAGACCGCGTCTTTATAGGGTCTTGCACGAACTCTCGTATAGAAGATTTAAGAGTGGCGGCGAAAGTGGTTAAGGGGCGTAAAGTCGCCGATTCGCTTATTCAGGCGCTAGTTGTACCTGGGTCTGGCCTTATTAAGAAGCAGGCGGAAGAAGAAGGGCTTGATGTTGTCTTCAAAGAGGCTGGCCTTGAGTGGCGAGAGCCAGGTTGTTCAATGTGTCTTGCTATGAATGCCGACAAGCTAGGGCAGGGTGAGCATTGTGCATCAACATCAAACCGAAACTTTGAAGGGCGACAAGGGTTTGGTGGTAGAACTCACTTGGTAAGTCCAGCTATGGCTGCCGCAGCTGCAATTGCTGGTCACTTTGTTGATGTTAGAGACTACTTAAATTAA
- the leuD gene encoding 3-isopropylmalate dehydratase small subunit codes for MKKFTQVTGIVAPMDRANVDTDMIIPKQFLKSIKRTGFGKNLFDELRYLDEGQPDQSCEGRPLNKEFMLNQPRYAGSTVLLARQNFGCGSSREHAPWALDDYGFRCVIAPSFADIFYNNCFKNGILPVTLDEEVVDRLFAETFANEGYEITIDLENQTIKTPSGEIISFEVDAFRKHCLINGLDDIGVTLEDADAIKAFEAKSRKESPWLFDAIG; via the coding sequence ATGAAAAAGTTTACTCAGGTTACCGGTATCGTTGCGCCAATGGATCGCGCAAATGTCGATACTGACATGATTATTCCGAAGCAATTTTTAAAGTCGATCAAGCGAACAGGTTTTGGTAAAAATTTGTTTGATGAGTTGCGCTATTTAGATGAAGGGCAGCCAGATCAGAGCTGTGAAGGTCGTCCACTAAACAAAGAGTTTATGCTTAATCAGCCTCGCTATGCAGGTTCAACCGTACTCTTGGCTAGACAAAACTTTGGGTGTGGCTCAAGCCGGGAGCACGCTCCTTGGGCTTTGGATGATTATGGCTTTCGCTGTGTAATAGCTCCTAGTTTTGCCGATATTTTCTATAACAACTGCTTTAAGAACGGTATTTTGCCTGTCACCCTAGATGAAGAGGTGGTTGATAGACTATTTGCAGAGACTTTTGCTAACGAAGGTTATGAGATAACGATTGATCTAGAAAATCAAACAATCAAAACACCTAGCGGTGAGATTATTTCGTTTGAAGTTGATGCATTTCGCAAACATTGTTTGATCAATGGGTTGGATGATATTGGCGTAACGCTTGAAGATGCTGATGCTATCAAAGCTTTTGAAGCGAAAAGTCGTAAAGAGTCCCCATGGTTGTTTGACGCGATCGGTTAA
- the leuB gene encoding 3-isopropylmalate dehydrogenase translates to MNRNVLLLPGDGIGPEIVSEAEKVLRLLNDSLNLELSIDSALVGGSAIDEFGVPLPDVTLEKAKASDAILLGAVGGPKWDDLDMAIRPEKGLLGLRSNLELFGNLRPAILYPQLADASTLKPEVVSGLDILIVRELTGGIYFGQPRGVRVLENGDREGYNTYVYNETEIKRIGRVAFEAAQKRGGKLCSVDKANVLEVTVLWREIMDDLAKEYPDVELSHMYVDNAAMQLVRAPKQFDVVVTGNMFGDILSDAAAMLTGSIGMLPSASLDEAGKGMYEPCHGSAPDIAGQGIANPLATILSVAMMLRYSLAENKAADLIETAVSNVLDQGLRTADIYSEGTTKVSTVEMGDAVISALGKLV, encoded by the coding sequence ATGAATAGAAATGTACTGTTGTTGCCAGGCGATGGCATCGGCCCTGAGATCGTTTCAGAGGCTGAGAAGGTTCTTCGTCTTTTAAATGATTCACTTAACCTAGAGTTATCGATTGATAGTGCTTTAGTAGGCGGTTCAGCAATTGATGAGTTCGGTGTGCCGCTCCCTGATGTGACCCTCGAAAAGGCTAAAGCCTCAGATGCTATTCTACTAGGCGCGGTTGGTGGGCCTAAGTGGGATGATCTGGATATGGCGATCAGACCCGAAAAGGGGTTGCTAGGGTTGCGCTCTAACCTCGAGCTGTTTGGTAATCTTCGCCCTGCCATTCTTTACCCTCAGTTGGCTGATGCCTCTACGCTAAAGCCTGAGGTAGTATCGGGTCTTGATATTCTGATTGTTCGTGAGTTAACCGGTGGAATCTATTTTGGTCAGCCTCGTGGTGTTCGTGTTCTAGAAAACGGCGACCGTGAAGGCTACAACACCTACGTTTACAACGAAACTGAGATCAAGCGTATTGGTCGAGTTGCATTTGAAGCTGCTCAAAAGCGTGGCGGTAAGCTTTGCTCTGTTGATAAGGCGAATGTACTCGAAGTAACGGTATTGTGGCGTGAAATTATGGATGACCTTGCAAAGGAGTATCCAGATGTAGAGCTTAGTCATATGTACGTCGATAATGCCGCTATGCAGCTAGTGCGTGCGCCGAAACAGTTCGATGTCGTGGTAACGGGGAATATGTTTGGTGATATTCTGTCTGATGCAGCAGCGATGTTGACCGGATCGATCGGTATGCTGCCTTCAGCTTCTCTTGATGAGGCAGGTAAAGGTATGTACGAGCCATGTCATGGTTCTGCGCCAGATATTGCGGGACAAGGTATTGCAAACCCATTAGCGACCATCTTGTCGGTGGCGATGATGTTGCGTTACAGCTTGGCAGAAAATAAGGCTGCTGACCTGATTGAAACAGCTGTTAGTAATGTGCTTGATCAAGGCCTAAGAACCGCCGATATCTACTCAGAAGGTACTACAAAAGTGAGTACTGTCGAGATGGGTGATGCTGTTATTAGTGCGCTTGGTAAATTAGTGTAA
- the asd gene encoding aspartate-semialdehyde dehydrogenase: MKKVGLVGWRGMVGSVLMQRMREENDFDLIDPVFFSTSQAGQAAPDVGKSVSVLQDANSIEALKAMDVIITCQGGDYTKSVYSELRATGWNGYWIDAASSLRMDEDAVIVLDPVNSKVIDNALEQGVKTYVGGNCTVSLMLMALGGLFEKNLVEWVSPMTYQAASGGGARHMRELISQMGVIHSSVAELLDDPASAILEIDKTVAETIRSDAMPTDNFGVPLGGSLIPWIDSQLENGQSREEWKAEAETNKILGLSEAPIPVDGLCVRVGAMRCHSQAMTIKLKQDLSVAEIESILAGSNDWVKVIPNDRELTVKELTPAKVTGTLSVPVGRIRKLNMGPEYISAFTVGDQLLWGAAEPLRRMLRILLQNK, from the coding sequence ATGAAAAAAGTAGGTTTGGTGGGTTGGCGTGGCATGGTTGGTTCCGTGCTAATGCAAAGAATGCGAGAAGAGAACGACTTCGATTTAATCGATCCGGTATTTTTCTCTACATCCCAAGCAGGGCAGGCTGCGCCTGATGTGGGTAAGAGTGTTTCGGTGCTTCAAGATGCAAATAGCATTGAAGCGCTTAAAGCGATGGATGTCATTATTACCTGCCAAGGTGGGGACTATACCAAGTCTGTTTACTCTGAGCTTCGTGCAACGGGTTGGAACGGTTACTGGATCGATGCAGCGTCGTCTTTAAGGATGGATGAAGACGCGGTTATTGTGTTGGACCCCGTTAATAGCAAGGTTATCGATAACGCTTTAGAGCAGGGTGTAAAAACCTATGTCGGTGGTAACTGTACCGTTAGTCTAATGTTAATGGCATTAGGTGGATTGTTTGAAAAGAACCTGGTTGAATGGGTTAGTCCAATGACCTATCAGGCTGCATCTGGTGGGGGCGCTCGCCATATGCGTGAGCTTATTAGCCAGATGGGTGTTATTCACTCCTCTGTAGCAGAGTTGTTGGATGATCCTGCTTCAGCAATACTAGAAATAGACAAAACCGTTGCAGAAACCATTCGGTCAGATGCAATGCCAACCGACAACTTTGGTGTGCCGCTCGGTGGAAGTCTGATTCCTTGGATTGACTCTCAGTTGGAGAACGGCCAAAGTCGAGAAGAGTGGAAAGCTGAAGCTGAGACCAACAAAATACTCGGTTTGTCAGAAGCGCCTATTCCTGTCGATGGACTTTGTGTTCGCGTAGGTGCGATGCGTTGCCATAGTCAGGCAATGACCATTAAGTTGAAGCAAGACTTATCTGTTGCAGAGATTGAATCAATCTTAGCTGGTTCAAATGATTGGGTTAAAGTTATCCCCAATGATAGAGAGTTGACAGTTAAAGAGCTTACTCCTGCAAAAGTAACTGGGACGCTAAGTGTACCAGTGGGTAGAATTCGTAAGTTAAATATGGGGCCAGAATATATCTCGGCCTTTACTGTTGGTGACCAACTGCTTTGGGGAGCCGCAGAGCCTTTACGAAGAATGTTGCGAATATTGCTGCAGAATAAATAG